The Chitinophagales bacterium genomic sequence TTATCTTGCAACCCAAGACTATTAACCAGTTCCTTCAGCTCTTCTTTAAGCAAACCATCACCCAGGTGAGACCATTGAACAGGGATGTCTAGCATCTTCAGTGCCTGTATCATAATGTGCACCCGTTTCACATCACTCAGCAAAGAACAACTAACTATCCTCAACACTCCGTCATCAGAAGCTTTACTCATCCTTCCGTCCGAAACTGTGCCACACCTGAACACACTGACCTTATCCTTATAAGCAGGATAATATTTATCAAGCTCTATTTTTCCTGTGAGTGAACTTGGCGCTACAACCTTGAGCGCCTTCATCATATTTGTACGGTATGGGATGTAAAAATCATTCACATCTTCAAACAGGTCGAACCTATGCATCCGTACAAAGGTTTTCAATTTATTTCCGTTTCCCAGAAAAGGGATCACTTCGCAAGTACCCAGCCCCCAATAAAAATAAAATACATCATCTTCTCTTGCGTCATCAAACACAGACCGTAGTATCTTATTGTCAGTAAGCCTCAGCATTTCTAATGAAGACCGCAACCACTTCTTATACTTATTATGGTCTTTATATACCTTCTTTTTCAGGTATTCGGCTGCAAATGTAAAAAAGTGTTTTGAGCGTATCAGCTTAAAAATATCCTGCCGGCTTCTTACCGGAAAGAAGTTATTCTCTGTCTCGAACAATGGTCCTAGTACTTTCACTCCTTTTGGCAGGTCTTTAGTAGCTTCCGTAGTAATACCATAACAATAAGGCACAACTGTTATTTCGTCAAAATAATTCACCAGCACCCTGAGTTCATTGGTTTTCCATTGTTCCTGGTAACCAAAAGGATATGATGTAGTGAAATAAAATAATCTCATAAAAGGCGATCAGCTATCTTCTAAATTCCGAAAGAACGAGTTGAACAGCGCGTTGTATATCTATACTGGCCACATTAAAAACATATGCCTTTTTACCTCGCTTATACAGTGTAGCATACATATCACACAGCCGCTCTCTCAATATATCCTTGACCTTACTATCAAAATCATCTTTCAGGAAACTTTTAAAAAGGTCTATCTTCACCTGGTATTGTTTTTCTATACTTTTTCCCGACCACATACCCGTGTTGTGCAACCTGTATACCGCCATCACTTCAGGAATATATTTGATTTTGCCTTTTTTAGCCAAACACATATACAAATAATAGTCCAAAATAGAAATTTGAATATACGATGCCACTCCATCAATCATTGACTTTCTCCACAAAACTGAAACTGTATTGATAACATTATCATTTGCGATATCGTAAATGTCATAAACATCCTTAGAATAATTAATCGGATTTACATCCAACTTTTCATCACTTAGAACTTTCACATCGTGAAAACAAAGACTAAATTCGGGGTTTAAATCCAAAAAATCTACTTGTTTTTGTAGCTTATAATCATCAATCCAGTAATCATCGCCCTCGCACATAGCAATATATTCTGCTCCACTATCAAAACAAGCTTTGTAAACCAACTGTGCGTTATTCCTAGAACCTATATTCTGACTATGTAGTATTAGTTCGATTATTTGTGGATATTCGTTTTTATATGACAGACATATTTCTCTCGTCTTGTCTGTAGAATAATCTTCTCCTATAAAAACCTTATACTGAAAGTCCGTTTTCTGTGCTACAATTGATTCTAATGCTTTTGCAATATAGTTCTCATGATTGTATGTAACCACGAATACCGCAACTTTTGG encodes the following:
- a CDS encoding glycosyltransferase, which produces MRLFYFTTSYPFGYQEQWKTNELRVLVNYFDEITVVPYCYGITTEATKDLPKGVKVLGPLFETENNFFPVRSRQDIFKLIRSKHFFTFAAEYLKKKVYKDHNKYKKWLRSSLEMLRLTDNKILRSVFDDAREDDVFYFYWGLGTCEVIPFLGNGNKLKTFVRMHRFDLFEDVNDFYIPYRTNMMKALKVVAPSSLTGKIELDKYYPAYKDKVSVFRCGTVSDGRMSKASDDGVLRIVSCSLLSDVKRVHIMIQALKMLDIPVQWSHLGDGLLKEELKELVNSLGLQDKFIFLGQVNSSQVLSYYKENTIDLFINVSKSEGVPFSIMEAFSVGIPVIATDAGGTKEIVDDEVGELLPNEVTPEILAASINRFYLHEGQIKNKKRTTAYARYREMCDAEKLANELGEYLVHKL
- a CDS encoding glycosyltransferase, which gives rise to MVTNENYKPKVAVFVVTYNHENYIAKALESIVAQKTDFQYKVFIGEDYSTDKTREICLSYKNEYPQIIELILHSQNIGSRNNAQLVYKACFDSGAEYIAMCEGDDYWIDDYKLQKQVDFLDLNPEFSLCFHDVKVLSDEKLDVNPINYSKDVYDIYDIANDNVINTVSVLWRKSMIDGVASYIQISILDYYLYMCLAKKGKIKYIPEVMAVYRLHNTGMWSGKSIEKQYQVKIDLFKSFLKDDFDSKVKDILRERLCDMYATLYKRGKKAYVFNVASIDIQRAVQLVLSEFRR